In a single window of the Melioribacteraceae bacterium genome:
- a CDS encoding family 20 glycosylhydrolase, whose protein sequence is MEKVKLNCGLRIIGVLFFLINTTYSQSELLTIVPQPQNYELTGGSIDLGQNQFILKNYLNENESITIALRETKEIYSKLYDKEFFSNGGEYELVIGLPSQNNEFEKLCESLNLTPTKEIGDEGYLFLVNKNKVIVSANAVQGLFYGIQTLKQLIRGSIESNTIPNIRIKDYPSFKFRAVMDDISRGPIPTLEFMKYQIRRLAELKINAFTHYVEHVVKTKKHPTIAPDDGSLTIEEWREISDYAKKYFITVVGSFQSFGHFQSILSNPEYAHLGESGTLISPVKPESYKFLKDIYDEMIPAFDASFFNVNCDETFDLGKAESKRLVDSIGYSGVYLQHIMKLYEIVKSHGVRMAIWGDILLEYPEMIKKLPKDIIIGTWTYDDLESFEKYIKPFKEAELEFFVTPGVLNSNKIFPNYKSTFGNIKNFVSEGKANGAFGVLNCVWDDGGTALFTNDWFGVSYGAEKSWNHQSHDLSFDTRFNKSIYAAKNNSFTKAIWKLNDMSPLESTDGMTDKILFNKLIPEAGKKTKISLVDWDNVVTIINETEKELQKSRPNFYEKDLDYLQFVIDLYRVLANERFLTLRVAEIYSEALEINISDPIKSRSLILESLNIIESLIRQIFVIKSDYEKLWLWENHTYSLHVIGDQYQKKIDDYTDIKSKLFLSLKNIDSGKQPFSADATRLAITKLPGKYFREWMMVNPIPNQDGQKLSGVDYLKEMGGELDAQPKVAEEFYFNSARYRWRRVVTENPDVVKLDEIFPDNNKNVVTYAFANINTENEMIVKALVSCDDGIEVIINGKSVYKNVIDENEKHPEFTFELPLTKGRNNLMLKISQTVGDWSFTFRLPDSEVRNSKNRYRILSNGAQ, encoded by the coding sequence ATGGAAAAAGTAAAATTAAACTGTGGCTTGCGAATTATTGGTGTATTATTCTTTTTGATTAATACTACTTATTCTCAGAGTGAACTATTAACAATTGTGCCTCAACCGCAGAATTACGAATTAACAGGCGGCTCAATTGATTTAGGCCAAAATCAGTTCATCCTAAAAAATTATTTGAATGAGAATGAATCGATCACAATTGCATTAAGGGAAACCAAAGAAATTTATTCAAAACTTTATGATAAAGAATTCTTCTCCAATGGTGGCGAGTATGAACTTGTTATTGGTCTCCCTTCCCAAAATAATGAGTTTGAGAAACTTTGTGAATCACTAAATCTCACACCCACTAAAGAGATTGGGGATGAAGGCTATTTATTTCTAGTAAATAAAAATAAAGTAATTGTTTCGGCAAACGCAGTCCAAGGGTTATTCTATGGAATTCAAACTCTGAAACAGCTAATTAGAGGATCAATAGAGAGCAATACTATTCCAAATATTAGAATAAAAGATTATCCTTCATTCAAGTTTCGTGCGGTGATGGATGATATTAGTCGGGGACCAATTCCAACATTAGAGTTTATGAAATATCAAATCCGTCGTTTGGCGGAACTAAAAATAAACGCATTCACACATTATGTCGAACATGTTGTTAAGACTAAAAAACATCCAACCATTGCCCCGGATGATGGCTCTCTCACAATTGAGGAGTGGAGAGAAATTTCAGATTATGCTAAAAAATATTTTATAACAGTCGTGGGTAGTTTCCAATCTTTCGGTCACTTCCAAAGTATTTTGAGTAATCCTGAATACGCCCATCTTGGTGAAAGTGGAACGCTGATATCTCCAGTAAAACCGGAAAGTTATAAGTTTCTCAAAGATATTTATGATGAGATGATCCCCGCGTTTGACGCTTCGTTTTTTAATGTTAATTGCGATGAAACTTTTGATTTGGGCAAAGCCGAATCAAAAAGATTAGTAGATAGCATTGGTTACAGCGGCGTTTATTTGCAACACATTATGAAATTATATGAAATAGTTAAATCGCATGGTGTTCGTATGGCAATATGGGGAGATATCCTCCTGGAATATCCTGAAATGATTAAGAAACTTCCAAAAGATATAATAATTGGTACATGGACTTATGACGATCTTGAATCATTTGAAAAGTATATAAAGCCTTTTAAGGAAGCCGAACTCGAATTTTTCGTTACACCCGGTGTTCTTAATTCAAATAAAATATTCCCCAACTATAAATCAACTTTTGGTAATATTAAAAACTTTGTAAGTGAGGGGAAAGCTAATGGAGCTTTCGGTGTTCTAAATTGTGTTTGGGATGATGGCGGGACAGCTTTATTTACAAATGACTGGTTTGGCGTTTCTTACGGTGCAGAAAAAAGCTGGAATCACCAAAGTCACGATTTAAGTTTTGATACACGATTTAATAAATCAATTTATGCGGCCAAAAATAATTCTTTTACTAAAGCCATTTGGAAATTGAATGATATGTCGCCTCTTGAATCAACCGATGGAATGACTGATAAAATACTTTTTAATAAATTGATTCCCGAAGCCGGTAAAAAAACAAAAATATCATTGGTCGATTGGGATAATGTTGTAACAATCATAAATGAAACAGAAAAAGAACTTCAAAAATCTCGCCCCAATTTTTATGAAAAAGATTTAGATTATCTTCAATTTGTGATTGATCTATATAGAGTACTCGCTAACGAAAGATTTTTAACACTCCGTGTTGCAGAAATATACTCTGAAGCGTTAGAAATAAATATATCCGATCCGATCAAATCAAGATCGCTAATACTCGAATCTCTTAATATTATTGAAAGTTTAATTCGACAAATATTTGTAATTAAATCCGATTATGAAAAATTATGGCTGTGGGAAAATCATACTTATTCATTACATGTAATTGGCGATCAATATCAAAAAAAGATTGATGATTATACCGATATCAAAAGCAAACTATTCCTCTCACTTAAAAATATAGATAGCGGTAAACAGCCATTTTCAGCTGATGCAACCAGACTAGCTATCACGAAACTTCCGGGTAAATACTTTAGAGAATGGATGATGGTTAATCCAATTCCTAACCAGGATGGACAAAAACTTTCCGGTGTAGATTATCTAAAAGAAATGGGAGGAGAGCTGGATGCACAACCCAAAGTAGCAGAAGAATTCTATTTCAATTCAGCTAGATATAGATGGAGGAGAGTGGTAACTGAAAATCCTGATGTTGTAAAACTTGATGAAATATTCCCAGATAATAATAAAAATGTAGTTACATACGCATTTGCAAATATCAATACAGAGAATGAAATGATAGTTAAAGCCCTTGTGAGCTGTGATGATGGAATTGAAGTTATAATAAATGGTAAATCAGTTTATAAAAATGTGATCGATGAAAATGAAAAGCATCCTGAATTCACATTTGAACTCCCATTGACAAAAGGACGAAATAACTTAATGTTGAAAATTTCTCAGACGGTAGGGGATTGGAGTTTTACATTTCGACTGCCTGACTCTGAAGTTAGGAACAGTAAGAACCGATACAGAATTCTTTCAAATGGTGCACAATGA
- a CDS encoding glycoside hydrolase family 88 protein yields MITKIFSAGIFILIAITNNAQDNRTPIEVAKSIANRVINETLFELKPTIQKPILDIQVLDFSSVFGEKSEGSAYAQSTIKSDTQTKTSYGVSYSTPIKIWVNDNLVFEEKNNHNFYFKEIAYNLFHFQDTIEVNLNKGINKILIKSVIRDTSSKIYLRELTEPEETTKYKFNNPLKEIPGKWLFTGNYNSASEDIFNYSFPPEKLFEQYYIYINQIYSWRIPADNILYDLIIKDDAVYKRESYAEWMYPNGTVLFGIDLLANYLGDNSYSSYVEKVCDFTLANYDLFEYQYFKKNGIRSSNHRLFRMSMLDDASAPALPFIERLLNNKDKKFKKIVDKVTEFVSLHQYRLTDGTFSRPEPRRMTVWADDLFMSVPYLVRAAQHYDENKYYDDAALQIINFNKYLFDKEKKLYKHAWFDFSKEKSVAYWGRANGWVIWGETEALLNLPKKHKKYKTVEKIFANHIEGIIKMQNRDGMWHQVLDRNDSFEETSCTAMFIIGIARGIKNSWISKSYEKNLLMAWNALKQRVSEDGIVKDITRGTGIGYDLEFYFNRERFDNDPRGLGAVITAAVEMQKYFDSRR; encoded by the coding sequence ATGATAACCAAAATATTTAGTGCTGGAATATTTATACTTATTGCTATTACCAATAATGCACAAGACAATAGAACACCTATAGAGGTGGCGAAATCAATCGCAAACAGAGTTATTAATGAAACTTTGTTTGAACTGAAGCCAACAATTCAAAAACCAATACTTGATATACAGGTGCTTGATTTTAGCAGTGTGTTCGGCGAAAAATCAGAAGGTTCTGCTTATGCACAATCTACAATTAAATCTGATACACAAACAAAAACTAGTTATGGAGTAAGCTATTCAACGCCTATTAAAATATGGGTGAACGATAATTTAGTATTTGAAGAGAAGAACAATCACAATTTTTACTTTAAAGAGATAGCCTACAATCTTTTTCATTTTCAAGATACCATTGAAGTGAACTTGAATAAAGGAATCAATAAAATATTGATAAAAAGTGTTATTAGAGACACATCAAGTAAGATTTATCTCCGTGAATTGACTGAACCGGAAGAAACCACAAAGTACAAATTCAATAATCCATTGAAAGAAATTCCGGGCAAGTGGTTATTCACCGGGAACTATAATTCGGCAAGCGAGGATATTTTTAATTACTCCTTTCCACCGGAAAAATTATTCGAACAGTATTATATATATATAAATCAAATTTATTCATGGCGTATTCCTGCAGATAATATTTTATACGATTTAATAATTAAAGATGACGCAGTTTACAAACGTGAATCGTATGCAGAGTGGATGTATCCGAATGGAACAGTCCTTTTCGGCATTGATTTACTCGCTAATTATTTGGGGGATAATTCATACTCAAGTTATGTTGAAAAAGTTTGTGATTTTACTTTGGCAAACTATGATTTGTTCGAATATCAGTATTTCAAAAAGAATGGGATCCGATCTTCAAACCATAGACTATTCCGGATGAGTATGCTTGATGACGCATCTGCGCCGGCTCTTCCGTTTATAGAGCGATTGCTCAATAATAAAGATAAAAAGTTCAAAAAAATTGTTGACAAGGTTACTGAGTTTGTATCTCTGCATCAATATAGGTTAACCGATGGGACATTCAGCAGACCAGAACCGCGAAGAATGACTGTGTGGGCAGATGATCTTTTTATGTCAGTCCCTTACCTTGTCCGGGCGGCACAACATTACGATGAAAATAAATATTATGATGATGCCGCACTTCAAATAATAAATTTTAACAAATACTTATTTGATAAAGAAAAGAAGCTATATAAGCACGCCTGGTTCGATTTCTCCAAAGAAAAATCGGTTGCTTACTGGGGAAGAGCTAATGGTTGGGTTATATGGGGAGAAACAGAAGCATTATTGAACTTGCCGAAAAAACATAAAAAGTATAAAACTGTTGAAAAAATATTTGCAAACCACATCGAAGGGATAATAAAAATGCAGAATAGAGATGGAATGTGGCATCAAGTTCTCGACCGGAATGACTCATTTGAAGAAACTTCTTGTACTGCAATGTTCATTATCGGAATTGCTAGGGGTATTAAAAATAGTTGGATCAGTAAATCCTATGAAAAAAATCTTTTAATGGCATGGAATGCATTGAAACAAAGAGTATCTGAGGATGGAATAGTGAAAGATATTACTAGAGGAACCGGGATTGGTTACGATCTAGAATTTTATTTTAATAGAGAAAGATTTGATAACGATCCGAGAGGGCTGGGTGCCGTAATTACAGCCGCGGTTGAAATGCAAAAGTACTTTGACAGTAGACGGTAA
- a CDS encoding glucosamine-6-phosphate deaminase, translated as MKIMNLDLLNIVICENRIELGKSAAANIGKLISNLLEIKDEIRMVFAAAPSQNEFLAELVKTPDIDWSKIIAFHMDEYIGLPKNAEQLFGRYLNDHLFSKVNLKDIIVINSQAERIEAECERYEILLRENIIDIVCLGIGENGHIAFNDPPVADFNDKKFVKIVELDMPCRQQQVNDGCFSSLEQVPKFAVTLTVPALMSGSHLSIAVPGTRKADAVKRCLYNKISTECPASILRTHQNAILYLDKDSASML; from the coding sequence ATGAAAATTATGAATCTCGATCTACTAAATATTGTGATTTGTGAAAACAGAATCGAGTTAGGTAAGAGTGCTGCTGCGAATATAGGAAAACTTATTAGTAACCTTCTGGAAATAAAAGATGAGATCAGAATGGTTTTTGCAGCGGCACCATCACAAAATGAATTTTTAGCTGAACTTGTCAAGACTCCAGACATTGACTGGTCAAAAATAATTGCGTTTCATATGGATGAGTACATTGGACTTCCCAAAAATGCAGAGCAATTATTTGGCAGATATTTGAACGATCACCTTTTTTCAAAAGTTAATTTGAAGGATATAATTGTTATAAATTCACAAGCGGAAAGAATTGAAGCAGAATGTGAGCGTTATGAAATTCTTCTACGCGAAAATATTATCGATATTGTGTGTCTGGGTATAGGTGAAAATGGACACATAGCATTCAATGATCCTCCAGTAGCCGATTTTAATGATAAAAAGTTTGTGAAAATTGTTGAGTTAGACATGCCATGTCGTCAGCAGCAAGTAAATGACGGGTGTTTTAGTAGTCTTGAACAAGTTCCAAAGTTTGCCGTTACACTCACTGTCCCAGCCCTTATGAGCGGAAGTCATCTGTCGATAGCAGTGCCGGGAACAAGAAAAGCTGATGCGGTAAAAAGATGTCTCTATAATAAAATCTCAACTGAATGCCCAGCTTCAATTTTGCGTACACATCAAAACGCAATTCTATATCTTGATAAAGATTCAGCGAGTATGTTATGA